The sequence AAACATTTGGTAAAGTAGGATAAATTATTAAAACCGACGTCAAATGCCACTTGGGAAACGTTACCGGCGTTCTTTTCGAGCATAATTTTTGCCTTTTTGAGGCGCCACTTCCGGATAGTATCGGTTGGGTTCATACCGGTCAGCGCGATCATTTTTCTGTAAAGTTGCGACCGGCTCATCAGGAGTTGTGCGGCCATATCCTCAACGTTAAAATCCGGATCAGTAATATTTTCTTCCAAAACTTCCTGAACACGGCTCATAAACAAATCATTTACATTTTTTACATCATAGATCGCTTGTCCGGAAAAGAACGTTTTGCTGTATTTTTCGATGAGCGTCTCACGAAGGCGGATGCAATTATTGATCCGGGTCTTTAGTTCGCGCACATTGAATGGTTTGACAAGATAGTCATCGGCACCGGTTTCCAGTCCCTCTATTTTATTATCTTCAGACGCCTTAGCCGTCAATAAAATCACTGGAATATGATTGGTTCGCATATCCTTTTTGAGTTCACGCGAAAGCGCTACGCCGTCTTTTTTGGGCATCATAATATCACTGATGATCAGATCAGGCACGAGCGAAACAGCTTTATCAAACCCCTCGACGCCGTCACGAGCTTCGGAGATTTGAAATTCTCCGGAAAGATGTTCTTTGATGTAATCGCGGACGTCTGGATGATCCTCCACGATCAAAATAGTTTTCCCCCGATATTCAGAGTTCGTATCACTTACCACATTATCGTCCGACCAATCCGCCTCGGCGTCCCATTTGACGGTTCGATCTGCTTCGATTGATTTCTCTTCATCAGGCCATACTTCCGGATTCAACGGCAGGTGCAGCGTAAAAGTTGTGCCCCGATGCAACTGACTCACGACTGTCAGGCGACCGTGATGCAGTTCAGACAATTGCTTGGCAAGGGCCAGACCAATACCTGTTCCAGGATACTCGCGCATTTCTGAAGAATCCACCTGATAAAAACGGTCGAAAATTTTTGTTATATCAGATTCCGAAATTCCAACGCCTGTATCGGAAACGTTGATCTGAATATGATCGGAGTCGCGCTGAACAGAGACACGTACTTCTCCTTTTTGAGTAAACTTGATCGCATTGGAAATCAAATTAAATAAAATTTTTTCTAAAAATTCACGGTCACGGTAAAATTCCGGCAGATTGTCCTCAAGTTTTAATTTCAGTTCAATGCCTTTGCGGTCAGCCAGCGAAGAAAACGCATGTACCACTCCTTTCATAAAATTCAAGTCACCGAGGCACGCGTTGGGTTTCAGCTGATGATTTTCAATTTTAGATATGTCCAGCAGCTGATTGACAAGCCGGAGCAATCTTTTGCCATTGCGCAAAACCATATCCGCCATGGGCCATGCGGAAGGTCCGGACCTGAGTTCCTCCAACGGCCCGAGAATCAGCGTCAAGGGGGTTCGAAATTCATGTGAAATATTAGCAAAGAATCTGGATTTGATCTCGTCCATTTCTTCCAGTTTTTTGGCTTGCTCCTGAAGTTGACGTGTTCGCACCTCGACAATCCGTTCTAATTCTGCTTTTTCAGCAAGTATTTTTCTGGATCGAAATTGCACGCCACCCCACCAAGTTAAACCCAGCAAAGTCACATAAAGTAAATATGCCCACCACGTGCGATACCACGGAGGAAGCACTGTAAAACGGACGTGGCTATCCTGGCTAACGTGCCCTAATACATTGCGGCTGCGAACTGAAAAAACATACGTACCTTCGTAAAGATTGGAATATTCTTTTGTGTTTTCTTTTGACCAGATTGACCACCCTTTATCGGTGCTTAATTTATATTGAAATTCCGTTTCTTTTTCATCCACAAATGAAGTCGAACCATACTCAATACGAACCTGCGTCTGATCATATCCCAACGTGAGATTGTCGGGAATCGCATTCCCTTGAAATAAAACCGAGTCGCGCCCAATCCCAAAAAAAGAGATAACGGTCGAATGTGACGGAAAAACATGTTTCAGTTTTTGATCATATCGAATAACACCACTCGTCGTTGAAAACCAAATGACGCTATCGCGATCCCTAAGCACATAGTTGAGGGCTGATCGTTTGGCCAGCAGGGCTATTCGACTAAATGTCTGACTATCCCATTGCATTGTGGCGGCAACTTGTTTTCCACGAAATAACTTTGTCGGTGTGCTCACCCAAATATCGCCGAGCATATCCGTAATGGCATACGTGATCGGCTCCGATTCATTCCAAAGCCGTGTATCACGTACAAAACTTGATTGAACAGTATCATAGCTGAAAATTCCTGCCCTGCAGGCAATCCAGGCGGATGCTCCCCCGCCGATAATTTCGAGATTTTTATTTTCCGACGAAAGATTTTGACCAACGGATACGATTGTTTCAGAATTCAAATCCATGTTTATGATTTCGTTTGCGCCCGATCTTATCCAAAATTTACCGGGAGTACCTTTGAAGATTTGAAAAATACGCCCTTTCAAAGCGGGAACGACATTTTTTATTTGCTTTGACTTGATATCAATAATACAAAGGCCGTTATTTTTTCCTAATAACCAGCGGCCATTCTCAAGCTCACAATAACTGTAAGCGTTGACTTCAGCATCCCACGTTGTAACTTTGTTTGAAGCATCGAAAATCTTAAGGCCATTTACAGTCCCCAATAAATGGATCTCACCGATCGGTACCGACCAATACACGGCACCGATCCCAAATGCTTGCGTATGATTTTTATGAAGTTCATAGAGGTCATTACCGGTGCCGATAAATAAATTATCGCCTTTACGAAAAATGCAATTGACCCCGCTTTTGAGTCCTTGTTCTTTTTGTAAAAAACGAAAAGACGACAATTCAATTTTATTGACCCCATCCTCCGTCATCACCCACAAATTCCCTTCTTGATCTTCCAAAACACCATTACATGCGTTTGCAGAAAGGCCCTCTTTTTCTGTGATTTCATCGACGACTTGCAGTTGATCATTCAGAATAACCAATCCGCTTGTAAACGAGCAGAAAGCAAATCCGCCATGTTTCAACCGGATAC is a genomic window of bacterium containing:
- a CDS encoding response regulator; its protein translation is MKNLKKTFLLFLLVRFGLVSGQTIAPKITVYHPGTHPQNWQIVQAPSGILYLSNGNAFYSYDGVTWRYEFEISGGPIRATEFDAQGKLYYDGPNDLGYIEFTNGKPRRVSLLDKLPSGAIAGGVRSVAVIDSAVYFVCRSGIYRWKNQTFTTIAAGKKSFGVLYYNGGKITITGRDEQKQYAIFELAGDSIVEAPFSKYSKKDGTYGVFRFDSNRALIGSHEKGLILWDKGDIRPIYPLKYIHSGIRLKHGGFAFCSFTSGLVILNDQLQVVDEITEKEGLSANACNGVLEDQEGNLWVMTEDGVNKIELSSFRFLQKEQGLKSGVNCIFRKGDNLFIGTGNDLYELHKNHTQAFGIGAVYWSVPIGEIHLLGTVNGLKIFDASNKVTTWDAEVNAYSYCELENGRWLLGKNNGLCIIDIKSKQIKNVVPALKGRIFQIFKGTPGKFWIRSGANEIINMDLNSETIVSVGQNLSSENKNLEIIGGGASAWIACRAGIFSYDTVQSSFVRDTRLWNESEPITYAITDMLGDIWVSTPTKLFRGKQVAATMQWDSQTFSRIALLAKRSALNYVLRDRDSVIWFSTTSGVIRYDQKLKHVFPSHSTVISFFGIGRDSVLFQGNAIPDNLTLGYDQTQVRIEYGSTSFVDEKETEFQYKLSTDKGWSIWSKENTKEYSNLYEGTYVFSVRSRNVLGHVSQDSHVRFTVLPPWYRTWWAYLLYVTLLGLTWWGGVQFRSRKILAEKAELERIVEVRTRQLQEQAKKLEEMDEIKSRFFANISHEFRTPLTLILGPLEELRSGPSAWPMADMVLRNGKRLLRLVNQLLDISKIENHQLKPNACLGDLNFMKGVVHAFSSLADRKGIELKLKLEDNLPEFYRDREFLEKILFNLISNAIKFTQKGEVRVSVQRDSDHIQINVSDTGVGISESDITKIFDRFYQVDSSEMREYPGTGIGLALAKQLSELHHGRLTVVSQLHRGTTFTLHLPLNPEVWPDEEKSIEADRTVKWDAEADWSDDNVVSDTNSEYRGKTILIVEDHPDVRDYIKEHLSGEFQISEARDGVEGFDKAVSLVPDLIISDIMMPKKDGVALSRELKKDMRTNHIPVILLTAKASEDNKIEGLETGADDYLVKPFNVRELKTRINNCIRLRETLIEKYSKTFFSGQAIYDVKNVNDLFMSRVQEVLEENITDPDFNVEDMAAQLLMSRSQLYRKMIALTGMNPTDTIRKWRLKKAKIMLEKNAGNVSQVAFDVGFNNLSYFTKCFREEFGKNPSEF